A section of the Prionailurus bengalensis isolate Pbe53 chromosome C2, Fcat_Pben_1.1_paternal_pri, whole genome shotgun sequence genome encodes:
- the USP16 gene encoding ubiquitin carboxyl-terminal hydrolase 16 isoform X6, whose protein sequence is MTPRSEPHCLVLSLDNWSVWCYLCDDEVQYCSSNRLGQVVDYVRKQAGITTPKSAAKDGNIELENKKLEKESKNEQEREKKENLAKENPSTNSASQITVKGLSNLGNTCFFNAVMQNLSQTPVLRELLKEVKMSGTIVKIEPPDLALTEPLEINLEPPGPLTLAMSQFLNEMQETKKGIVTPKELFSQVCKKAVRFKGYQQQDSQELLRYLLDGMRAEEQQRVSKGILKAFGNSTEKLDEELKNKVKDYEKKKSIPSFVDRIFGGELTSTIMCDECRTVSLVHESFLDLSLPVLDDQSGKKSINDKNLKKTMEDEDKDSEEEKDNDSYMKERNDIPSGTSKHLQKKAKKQAKKQAKNQRRQQKIQGKVLHLNDICTIDHPEDNECEVEMSLQGEVDVKSNHISEEEITHKEYCVNQKDLNAQEKMIENKTDNQKSTEEVDMRNVNMDNDLEGLASSPTECPRNLNGAYLTEGSSGEVDISSGFKNLNLNAALRPDEINIEILNESHSPGTKVYEVVNEDPETAFCTLANREAFHTDECSIQHCLYQFTRNEKLRDANKLLCEVCTRRQYSGPKANVKGERKHVYTNAKKQMLISLAPPVLTLHLKRFQQAGFNLRKVNKHIKFPEILDLAPFCTLKCKNVAEENTRVLYSLYGVVEHSGTMRSGHYTAYAKARAANSHLSNLVLHGDIPQDFEMQSTKGQWFHISDTHVQAVPTTKVLNSQAYLLFYERVL, encoded by the exons ATGACACCAAGGTCTGAACCTCATTGTCTGGTTCTTAGTTTGGACAACTGGAGTGTATG GTGTTACCTATGTGATGATGAGGTCCAGTATTGTAGTTCAAACAGATTGGGTCAGGTGGTTGATTATGTTAGAAAACAAGCTGGAATTACAACTCCAAAATCag cagcaaaagaTGGTAACattgaacttgaaaataaaaaattagaaaaggagagtaaaaatgaacaagagcgagaaaaaaaggaaaacttggcTAAAGAAAATCCTTCCACGAATTCTGCTTCCCAAATAACTGTGAAAGGACTCAGTAATTTGGGAAATACATGTTTCTTCAATGCAGTTATGCAG AATTTGTCACAAACACCAGTGCTGAGAGAACtactaaaagaagtaaaaatgtctgGGACAATTGTAAAAATTGAACCACCTGATTTGGCACTAACT GAACCCTTAGAAATAAACCTTGAGCCTCCAGGCCCTCTTACTTTAGCCATGAGCCAGTTTCTTAATGAGATGCAAGAGACCAAAAAAGGAATTGTGACACCTAAAGAACTCTTTTCTCAGGTCTGTAAAAA agCAGTACGGTTTAAAGGCTATCAGCAGCAAGACAGCCAGGAGCTGCTTCGCTATTTATTGGATGGAATGAGAGCAGAAGAACAACAA agAGTGAGTAAAGGAATTCTTAAAGCATTTGGTAATTCTACTGAAAAATTGGAtgaagaactaaaaaataaagttaaag attatgaaaagaaaaaatccataCCAAGTTTTGTGGACCGCATCTTTGGTGGTGAACTAACTAGTACAATCATGTGTGATGAGTGCAGAACT GTCTCTTTGGTTCATGAATCTTTCCTTGATTTGTCTCTACCAGTTTTAGATGATCAG AGTGGTAAGAAAagtataaatgataaaaatttgaaaaagacgATGGAGGATGAAGATAAAGACAGcgaggaagagaaagataatgaCAGTTACATGAAAGAGAGGAATGACATTCCCTCAGGAACAAGTAAGCACTtacagaaaaaagcaaagaagcaagCCAAAAAGCAAGCCAAG AACCAACGAAGGCAAcaaaaaattcaaggaaaagtTCTTCATTTAAATGATATCTGTACCATCGACCATCCTGAAGATAATGAATGTGAGGTTGAAATGTCACTTCAGGGAGAAGTGGATGTTAAGTCCAACCATATCTCAGAAGAGGAAATCACACATAAAGAATATTGCGTTAATCAGAAAGATTTGAATGCCCaagaaaaaatgatagaaaacaaaactgacaatCAAAAATCCACAGAGGAAGTAGATATGAGAAATGTCAACATGGATAATGATTTGGAGGGTCTGGCCTCTTCTCCCACTGAATGTCCTAGGAATTTAAATGGTGCCTATCTGACAGAAGGGAGCAGTGGAGAAGTGGACATTTCCAGTGGTTTCAAAAACCTTAACTTGAATGCTGCTCTTCGACCTGATGAAATAAATATAGAGATTCTGAATGAGAGTCATTCTCCTGGGACCAAGGTATATGAAGTTGTAAACGAAGATCCAGAAACTGCTTTCTGTACTCTTGCAAACAGGGAAGCTTTCCATACTGATGAATGTTCAATCCAACATTGTTTATATCAGTTCACCCGAAATGAGAAACTTCGAGATGCAAATAAACTGCTTTGTGAAGTATGCACCCGGAGACAGTATAGTGGACCAAAGGCAAACGTAAAAG gtgaAAGGAAACATGTTTATACCAATGCCAAAAAGCAGATGCTAATCTCTCTTGCTCCTCCTGTTCTCACTCTCCATTTAAAGAGATTTCAGCAG gCTGGTTTTAACCTACGCAAAGTtaacaaacacataaaatttcCAGAAATCTTAGATTTGGCTCCTTTTTGTACCCTTAAATGTAAG aatgtCGCGGAAGAAAACACAAGGGTACTTTATTCCTTATATGGAGTCGTTGAACACAGTGGCACCATGAGGTCAGGGCATTATACTGCCTATGCAAAGGCAAGAGCTGCCAACAGTCACCTCTCTAATCTTGTTCTCCACGGTGATATTCCACAAG ATTTTGAAATGCAGTCAACCAAAGGGCAGTGGTTTCACATCAGTGACACGCACGTGCAAGCTGTGCCGACAACTAAAGTCCTGAACTCACAGGCGTACCTCCTATTTTATGAGAGAGTACTATAA
- the USP16 gene encoding ubiquitin carboxyl-terminal hydrolase 16 isoform X1, whose translation MGKKRTKGKTVPIDDSSESLEPTCRHIRKGLEQGNLKRALLNVEWNICQDCKTDNKVKDKSEEETEENPSVWLCLKCGHQGCGRDSQEQHALKHYMTPRSEPHCLVLSLDNWSVWCYLCDDEVQYCSSNRLGQVVDYVRKQAGITTPKSAAKDGNIELENKKLEKESKNEQEREKKENLAKENPSTNSASQITVKGLSNLGNTCFFNAVMQNLSQTPVLRELLKEVKMSGTIVKIEPPDLALTEPLEINLEPPGPLTLAMSQFLNEMQETKKGIVTPKELFSQVCKKAVRFKGYQQQDSQELLRYLLDGMRAEEQQRVSKGILKAFGNSTEKLDEELKNKVKDYEKKKSIPSFVDRIFGGELTSTIMCDECRTVSLVHESFLDLSLPVLDDQSGKKSINDKNLKKTMEDEDKDSEEEKDNDSYMKERNDIPSGTSKHLQKKAKKQAKKQAKNQRRQQKIQGKVLHLNDICTIDHPEDNECEVEMSLQGEVDVKSNHISEEEITHKEYCVNQKDLNAQEKMIENKTDNQKSTEEVDMRNVNMDNDLEGLASSPTECPRNLNGAYLTEGSSGEVDISSGFKNLNLNAALRPDEINIEILNESHSPGTKVYEVVNEDPETAFCTLANREAFHTDECSIQHCLYQFTRNEKLRDANKLLCEVCTRRQYSGPKANVKGERKHVYTNAKKQMLISLAPPVLTLHLKRFQQAGFNLRKVNKHIKFPEILDLAPFCTLKCKNVAEENTRVLYSLYGVVEHSGTMRSGHYTAYAKARAANSHLSNLVLHGDIPQDFEMQSTKGQWFHISDTHVQAVPTTKVLNSQAYLLFYERVL comes from the exons GGCTGTGGCAGAGATTCTCAGGAGCAGCATGCATTGAAGCACTATATGACACCAAGGTCTGAACCTCATTGTCTGGTTCTTAGTTTGGACAACTGGAGTGTATG GTGTTACCTATGTGATGATGAGGTCCAGTATTGTAGTTCAAACAGATTGGGTCAGGTGGTTGATTATGTTAGAAAACAAGCTGGAATTACAACTCCAAAATCag cagcaaaagaTGGTAACattgaacttgaaaataaaaaattagaaaaggagagtaaaaatgaacaagagcgagaaaaaaaggaaaacttggcTAAAGAAAATCCTTCCACGAATTCTGCTTCCCAAATAACTGTGAAAGGACTCAGTAATTTGGGAAATACATGTTTCTTCAATGCAGTTATGCAG AATTTGTCACAAACACCAGTGCTGAGAGAACtactaaaagaagtaaaaatgtctgGGACAATTGTAAAAATTGAACCACCTGATTTGGCACTAACT GAACCCTTAGAAATAAACCTTGAGCCTCCAGGCCCTCTTACTTTAGCCATGAGCCAGTTTCTTAATGAGATGCAAGAGACCAAAAAAGGAATTGTGACACCTAAAGAACTCTTTTCTCAGGTCTGTAAAAA agCAGTACGGTTTAAAGGCTATCAGCAGCAAGACAGCCAGGAGCTGCTTCGCTATTTATTGGATGGAATGAGAGCAGAAGAACAACAA agAGTGAGTAAAGGAATTCTTAAAGCATTTGGTAATTCTACTGAAAAATTGGAtgaagaactaaaaaataaagttaaag attatgaaaagaaaaaatccataCCAAGTTTTGTGGACCGCATCTTTGGTGGTGAACTAACTAGTACAATCATGTGTGATGAGTGCAGAACT GTCTCTTTGGTTCATGAATCTTTCCTTGATTTGTCTCTACCAGTTTTAGATGATCAG AGTGGTAAGAAAagtataaatgataaaaatttgaaaaagacgATGGAGGATGAAGATAAAGACAGcgaggaagagaaagataatgaCAGTTACATGAAAGAGAGGAATGACATTCCCTCAGGAACAAGTAAGCACTtacagaaaaaagcaaagaagcaagCCAAAAAGCAAGCCAAG AACCAACGAAGGCAAcaaaaaattcaaggaaaagtTCTTCATTTAAATGATATCTGTACCATCGACCATCCTGAAGATAATGAATGTGAGGTTGAAATGTCACTTCAGGGAGAAGTGGATGTTAAGTCCAACCATATCTCAGAAGAGGAAATCACACATAAAGAATATTGCGTTAATCAGAAAGATTTGAATGCCCaagaaaaaatgatagaaaacaaaactgacaatCAAAAATCCACAGAGGAAGTAGATATGAGAAATGTCAACATGGATAATGATTTGGAGGGTCTGGCCTCTTCTCCCACTGAATGTCCTAGGAATTTAAATGGTGCCTATCTGACAGAAGGGAGCAGTGGAGAAGTGGACATTTCCAGTGGTTTCAAAAACCTTAACTTGAATGCTGCTCTTCGACCTGATGAAATAAATATAGAGATTCTGAATGAGAGTCATTCTCCTGGGACCAAGGTATATGAAGTTGTAAACGAAGATCCAGAAACTGCTTTCTGTACTCTTGCAAACAGGGAAGCTTTCCATACTGATGAATGTTCAATCCAACATTGTTTATATCAGTTCACCCGAAATGAGAAACTTCGAGATGCAAATAAACTGCTTTGTGAAGTATGCACCCGGAGACAGTATAGTGGACCAAAGGCAAACGTAAAAG gtgaAAGGAAACATGTTTATACCAATGCCAAAAAGCAGATGCTAATCTCTCTTGCTCCTCCTGTTCTCACTCTCCATTTAAAGAGATTTCAGCAG gCTGGTTTTAACCTACGCAAAGTtaacaaacacataaaatttcCAGAAATCTTAGATTTGGCTCCTTTTTGTACCCTTAAATGTAAG aatgtCGCGGAAGAAAACACAAGGGTACTTTATTCCTTATATGGAGTCGTTGAACACAGTGGCACCATGAGGTCAGGGCATTATACTGCCTATGCAAAGGCAAGAGCTGCCAACAGTCACCTCTCTAATCTTGTTCTCCACGGTGATATTCCACAAG ATTTTGAAATGCAGTCAACCAAAGGGCAGTGGTTTCACATCAGTGACACGCACGTGCAAGCTGTGCCGACAACTAAAGTCCTGAACTCACAGGCGTACCTCCTATTTTATGAGAGAGTACTATAA
- the USP16 gene encoding ubiquitin carboxyl-terminal hydrolase 16 isoform X5 yields the protein MGKKRTKGKTVPIDDSSESLEPTCRHIRKGLEQGNLKRALLNVEWNICQDCKTDNKVKDKSEEETEENPSVWLCLKCGHQGCGRDSQEQHALKHYMTPRSEPHCLVLSLDNWSVWCYLCDDEVQYCSSNRLGQVVDYVRKQAGITTPKSAAKDGNIELENKKLEKESKNEQEREKKENLAKENPSTNSASQITVKGLSNLGNTCFFNAVMQNLSQTPVLRELLKEVKMSGTIVKIEPPDLALTEPLEINLEPPGPLTLAMSQFLNEMQETKKGIVTPKELFSQVCKKAVRFKGYQQQDSQELLRYLLDGMRAEEQQRVSKGILKAFGNSTEKLDEELKNKVKDYEKKKSIPSFVDRIFGGELTSTIMCDECRTSGKKSINDKNLKKTMEDEDKDSEEEKDNDSYMKERNDIPSGTSKHLQKKAKKQAKKQAKNQRRQQKIQGKVLHLNDICTIDHPEDNECEVEMSLQGEVDVKSNHISEEEITHKEYCVNQKDLNAQEKMIENKTDNQKSTEEVDMRNVNMDNDLEGLASSPTECPRNLNGAYLTEGSSGEVDISSGFKNLNLNAALRPDEINIEILNESHSPGTKVYEVVNEDPETAFCTLANREAFHTDECSIQHCLYQFTRNEKLRDANKLLCEVCTRRQYSGPKANVKGERKHVYTNAKKQMLISLAPPVLTLHLKRFQQAGFNLRKVNKHIKFPEILDLAPFCTLKCKNVAEENTRVLYSLYGVVEHSGTMRSGHYTAYAKARAANSHLSNLVLHGDIPQDFEMQSTKGQWFHISDTHVQAVPTTKVLNSQAYLLFYERVL from the exons GGCTGTGGCAGAGATTCTCAGGAGCAGCATGCATTGAAGCACTATATGACACCAAGGTCTGAACCTCATTGTCTGGTTCTTAGTTTGGACAACTGGAGTGTATG GTGTTACCTATGTGATGATGAGGTCCAGTATTGTAGTTCAAACAGATTGGGTCAGGTGGTTGATTATGTTAGAAAACAAGCTGGAATTACAACTCCAAAATCag cagcaaaagaTGGTAACattgaacttgaaaataaaaaattagaaaaggagagtaaaaatgaacaagagcgagaaaaaaaggaaaacttggcTAAAGAAAATCCTTCCACGAATTCTGCTTCCCAAATAACTGTGAAAGGACTCAGTAATTTGGGAAATACATGTTTCTTCAATGCAGTTATGCAG AATTTGTCACAAACACCAGTGCTGAGAGAACtactaaaagaagtaaaaatgtctgGGACAATTGTAAAAATTGAACCACCTGATTTGGCACTAACT GAACCCTTAGAAATAAACCTTGAGCCTCCAGGCCCTCTTACTTTAGCCATGAGCCAGTTTCTTAATGAGATGCAAGAGACCAAAAAAGGAATTGTGACACCTAAAGAACTCTTTTCTCAGGTCTGTAAAAA agCAGTACGGTTTAAAGGCTATCAGCAGCAAGACAGCCAGGAGCTGCTTCGCTATTTATTGGATGGAATGAGAGCAGAAGAACAACAA agAGTGAGTAAAGGAATTCTTAAAGCATTTGGTAATTCTACTGAAAAATTGGAtgaagaactaaaaaataaagttaaag attatgaaaagaaaaaatccataCCAAGTTTTGTGGACCGCATCTTTGGTGGTGAACTAACTAGTACAATCATGTGTGATGAGTGCAGAACT AGTGGTAAGAAAagtataaatgataaaaatttgaaaaagacgATGGAGGATGAAGATAAAGACAGcgaggaagagaaagataatgaCAGTTACATGAAAGAGAGGAATGACATTCCCTCAGGAACAAGTAAGCACTtacagaaaaaagcaaagaagcaagCCAAAAAGCAAGCCAAG AACCAACGAAGGCAAcaaaaaattcaaggaaaagtTCTTCATTTAAATGATATCTGTACCATCGACCATCCTGAAGATAATGAATGTGAGGTTGAAATGTCACTTCAGGGAGAAGTGGATGTTAAGTCCAACCATATCTCAGAAGAGGAAATCACACATAAAGAATATTGCGTTAATCAGAAAGATTTGAATGCCCaagaaaaaatgatagaaaacaaaactgacaatCAAAAATCCACAGAGGAAGTAGATATGAGAAATGTCAACATGGATAATGATTTGGAGGGTCTGGCCTCTTCTCCCACTGAATGTCCTAGGAATTTAAATGGTGCCTATCTGACAGAAGGGAGCAGTGGAGAAGTGGACATTTCCAGTGGTTTCAAAAACCTTAACTTGAATGCTGCTCTTCGACCTGATGAAATAAATATAGAGATTCTGAATGAGAGTCATTCTCCTGGGACCAAGGTATATGAAGTTGTAAACGAAGATCCAGAAACTGCTTTCTGTACTCTTGCAAACAGGGAAGCTTTCCATACTGATGAATGTTCAATCCAACATTGTTTATATCAGTTCACCCGAAATGAGAAACTTCGAGATGCAAATAAACTGCTTTGTGAAGTATGCACCCGGAGACAGTATAGTGGACCAAAGGCAAACGTAAAAG gtgaAAGGAAACATGTTTATACCAATGCCAAAAAGCAGATGCTAATCTCTCTTGCTCCTCCTGTTCTCACTCTCCATTTAAAGAGATTTCAGCAG gCTGGTTTTAACCTACGCAAAGTtaacaaacacataaaatttcCAGAAATCTTAGATTTGGCTCCTTTTTGTACCCTTAAATGTAAG aatgtCGCGGAAGAAAACACAAGGGTACTTTATTCCTTATATGGAGTCGTTGAACACAGTGGCACCATGAGGTCAGGGCATTATACTGCCTATGCAAAGGCAAGAGCTGCCAACAGTCACCTCTCTAATCTTGTTCTCCACGGTGATATTCCACAAG ATTTTGAAATGCAGTCAACCAAAGGGCAGTGGTTTCACATCAGTGACACGCACGTGCAAGCTGTGCCGACAACTAAAGTCCTGAACTCACAGGCGTACCTCCTATTTTATGAGAGAGTACTATAA
- the USP16 gene encoding ubiquitin carboxyl-terminal hydrolase 16 isoform X4, which produces MGAVAVEPTCRHIRKGLEQGNLKRALLNVEWNICQDCKTDNKVKDKSEEETEENPSVWLCLKCGHQGCGRDSQEQHALKHYMTPRSEPHCLVLSLDNWSVWCYLCDDEVQYCSSNRLGQVVDYVRKQAGITTPKSAKDGNIELENKKLEKESKNEQEREKKENLAKENPSTNSASQITVKGLSNLGNTCFFNAVMQNLSQTPVLRELLKEVKMSGTIVKIEPPDLALTEPLEINLEPPGPLTLAMSQFLNEMQETKKGIVTPKELFSQVCKKAVRFKGYQQQDSQELLRYLLDGMRAEEQQRVSKGILKAFGNSTEKLDEELKNKVKDYEKKKSIPSFVDRIFGGELTSTIMCDECRTVSLVHESFLDLSLPVLDDQSGKKSINDKNLKKTMEDEDKDSEEEKDNDSYMKERNDIPSGTSKHLQKKAKKQAKKQAKNQRRQQKIQGKVLHLNDICTIDHPEDNECEVEMSLQGEVDVKSNHISEEEITHKEYCVNQKDLNAQEKMIENKTDNQKSTEEVDMRNVNMDNDLEGLASSPTECPRNLNGAYLTEGSSGEVDISSGFKNLNLNAALRPDEINIEILNESHSPGTKVYEVVNEDPETAFCTLANREAFHTDECSIQHCLYQFTRNEKLRDANKLLCEVCTRRQYSGPKANVKGERKHVYTNAKKQMLISLAPPVLTLHLKRFQQAGFNLRKVNKHIKFPEILDLAPFCTLKCKNVAEENTRVLYSLYGVVEHSGTMRSGHYTAYAKARAANSHLSNLVLHGDIPQDFEMQSTKGQWFHISDTHVQAVPTTKVLNSQAYLLFYERVL; this is translated from the exons GGCTGTGGCAGAGATTCTCAGGAGCAGCATGCATTGAAGCACTATATGACACCAAGGTCTGAACCTCATTGTCTGGTTCTTAGTTTGGACAACTGGAGTGTATG GTGTTACCTATGTGATGATGAGGTCCAGTATTGTAGTTCAAACAGATTGGGTCAGGTGGTTGATTATGTTAGAAAACAAGCTGGAATTACAACTCCAAAATCag caaaagaTGGTAACattgaacttgaaaataaaaaattagaaaaggagagtaaaaatgaacaagagcgagaaaaaaaggaaaacttggcTAAAGAAAATCCTTCCACGAATTCTGCTTCCCAAATAACTGTGAAAGGACTCAGTAATTTGGGAAATACATGTTTCTTCAATGCAGTTATGCAG AATTTGTCACAAACACCAGTGCTGAGAGAACtactaaaagaagtaaaaatgtctgGGACAATTGTAAAAATTGAACCACCTGATTTGGCACTAACT GAACCCTTAGAAATAAACCTTGAGCCTCCAGGCCCTCTTACTTTAGCCATGAGCCAGTTTCTTAATGAGATGCAAGAGACCAAAAAAGGAATTGTGACACCTAAAGAACTCTTTTCTCAGGTCTGTAAAAA agCAGTACGGTTTAAAGGCTATCAGCAGCAAGACAGCCAGGAGCTGCTTCGCTATTTATTGGATGGAATGAGAGCAGAAGAACAACAA agAGTGAGTAAAGGAATTCTTAAAGCATTTGGTAATTCTACTGAAAAATTGGAtgaagaactaaaaaataaagttaaag attatgaaaagaaaaaatccataCCAAGTTTTGTGGACCGCATCTTTGGTGGTGAACTAACTAGTACAATCATGTGTGATGAGTGCAGAACT GTCTCTTTGGTTCATGAATCTTTCCTTGATTTGTCTCTACCAGTTTTAGATGATCAG AGTGGTAAGAAAagtataaatgataaaaatttgaaaaagacgATGGAGGATGAAGATAAAGACAGcgaggaagagaaagataatgaCAGTTACATGAAAGAGAGGAATGACATTCCCTCAGGAACAAGTAAGCACTtacagaaaaaagcaaagaagcaagCCAAAAAGCAAGCCAAG AACCAACGAAGGCAAcaaaaaattcaaggaaaagtTCTTCATTTAAATGATATCTGTACCATCGACCATCCTGAAGATAATGAATGTGAGGTTGAAATGTCACTTCAGGGAGAAGTGGATGTTAAGTCCAACCATATCTCAGAAGAGGAAATCACACATAAAGAATATTGCGTTAATCAGAAAGATTTGAATGCCCaagaaaaaatgatagaaaacaaaactgacaatCAAAAATCCACAGAGGAAGTAGATATGAGAAATGTCAACATGGATAATGATTTGGAGGGTCTGGCCTCTTCTCCCACTGAATGTCCTAGGAATTTAAATGGTGCCTATCTGACAGAAGGGAGCAGTGGAGAAGTGGACATTTCCAGTGGTTTCAAAAACCTTAACTTGAATGCTGCTCTTCGACCTGATGAAATAAATATAGAGATTCTGAATGAGAGTCATTCTCCTGGGACCAAGGTATATGAAGTTGTAAACGAAGATCCAGAAACTGCTTTCTGTACTCTTGCAAACAGGGAAGCTTTCCATACTGATGAATGTTCAATCCAACATTGTTTATATCAGTTCACCCGAAATGAGAAACTTCGAGATGCAAATAAACTGCTTTGTGAAGTATGCACCCGGAGACAGTATAGTGGACCAAAGGCAAACGTAAAAG gtgaAAGGAAACATGTTTATACCAATGCCAAAAAGCAGATGCTAATCTCTCTTGCTCCTCCTGTTCTCACTCTCCATTTAAAGAGATTTCAGCAG gCTGGTTTTAACCTACGCAAAGTtaacaaacacataaaatttcCAGAAATCTTAGATTTGGCTCCTTTTTGTACCCTTAAATGTAAG aatgtCGCGGAAGAAAACACAAGGGTACTTTATTCCTTATATGGAGTCGTTGAACACAGTGGCACCATGAGGTCAGGGCATTATACTGCCTATGCAAAGGCAAGAGCTGCCAACAGTCACCTCTCTAATCTTGTTCTCCACGGTGATATTCCACAAG ATTTTGAAATGCAGTCAACCAAAGGGCAGTGGTTTCACATCAGTGACACGCACGTGCAAGCTGTGCCGACAACTAAAGTCCTGAACTCACAGGCGTACCTCCTATTTTATGAGAGAGTACTATAA